The proteins below come from a single Argentina anserina chromosome 1, drPotAnse1.1, whole genome shotgun sequence genomic window:
- the LOC126799607 gene encoding uncharacterized protein LOC126799607 produces MLLSASVNSISSIPSPVYQCKKAFRLNIAVNFSLSLLNISWMEVEFSIKVEAIAKPFGGMSHTLDLTFLGIHLTKYEEFFFWTLIISSSTSLVLILPRNMAEAVR; encoded by the coding sequence ATGTTACTCTCAGCCTCGGTGAACTCCATCTCATCCATTCCCTCTCCAGTGTACCAGTGTAAGAAAGCCTTTCGCCTGAACATAGCAGTGAATTTCTCACTGTCCCTCCTGAATATTTCCTGGATGGAAGTTGAGTTCTCGATAAAAGTGGAAGCCATTGCCAAACCCTTTGGTGGGATGTCACACACACTGGATTTGACATTCTTGGGAATCCACTTAACAAAGTATGAGGAGTTCTTTTTCTGGACATTAATCATCTCTTCATCAACTTCTTTAGTGCTCATCTTACCACGGAACATGGCAGAAGCTGTAAGGTAA